One genomic region from Streptomyces sp. NBC_01431 encodes:
- a CDS encoding helix-turn-helix domain-containing protein produces MQADPLPDWVLTRRRAIGDRIRAARLHANLTQEKVALRAGLDRATYNRIEQGHSSPVLDSLILIADAIGVPLEDLVRQQ; encoded by the coding sequence GTGCAAGCTGACCCGCTCCCCGACTGGGTGCTCACCCGCCGCCGGGCCATCGGCGACCGGATCCGGGCCGCGCGGCTGCACGCGAACCTCACTCAAGAGAAGGTCGCCCTGCGCGCCGGCCTCGACCGGGCCACGTACAACCGCATCGAACAGGGCCACAGTTCACCCGTGCTGGACAGCCTCATCCTCATCGCCGACGCGATCGGCGTGCCCCTCGAAGACCTCGTACGGCAGCAGTAG
- the cas2e gene encoding type I-E CRISPR-associated endoribonuclease Cas2e: MTVIVLTNCPTGLRGLLTRWLLEISPGVFIGSPSARIRDVLWEEVRQYANQGRALLAHTTNTEQGFTFRTHDHAWNPVNHEGLTLIQRPAAPTTPPSATSNRGWSNASKRRRFGNR; this comes from the coding sequence GTGACCGTCATCGTTCTCACCAACTGCCCGACCGGCCTGCGAGGCCTCCTCACCCGCTGGCTCCTGGAGATCTCGCCCGGCGTCTTCATCGGCAGTCCATCAGCCCGCATCCGCGATGTCCTATGGGAAGAAGTCCGCCAGTACGCCAACCAAGGCCGGGCTCTCCTCGCCCACACCACCAACACCGAACAAGGCTTCACCTTCCGTACCCACGATCACGCCTGGAACCCTGTCAACCACGAAGGCCTCACCCTCATCCAACGCCCCGCAGCCCCGACCACACCCCCCTCAGCCACCTCGAACAGGGGCTGGAGCAACGCATCCAAACGACGCAGATTCGGGAATCGCTAG